A stretch of the Erpetoichthys calabaricus chromosome 3, fErpCal1.3, whole genome shotgun sequence genome encodes the following:
- the spryd4 gene encoding SPRY domain-containing protein 4: MAACSRLSSLGIRVLAQRVPWQGRCCLQETAQLVGVRRQVACRFLAQLTPRNNIKFKLDEKTAHSSLELFKKDTGVLYYMLGVDPTKVPANPERFREWAVVFGDTAITTGRHYWEVSVCKSQAFRIGVADSDMSREDCIGTNNSSWVFGYTHRKWYAMTTNEMVPVSLVGKPDRVGLLLDYEGQKLALVDPEKQSIIYVMNTNFKTPLCPAFALWDGELVTHSELQIPDSF, from the exons ATGGCCGCATGTAGCCGCTTGTCAAGTTTGGGGATTCGAGTTTTGGCGCAGCGTGTCCCATGGCAGGGGCGTTGCTGTTTACAGGAGACGGCTCAGCTTGTAGGAGTACGCAGGCAAGTCGCTTGTCGCTTCCTTGCGCAACTAACTCCGAGAAACA ACATTAAATTTAAGCTGGATGAGAAGACGGCACATAGCAGTCTTGAACTCTTCAAGAAAGATACAGGAGTGTTATACTACATGCTGGGCGTGGATCCAACGAAGGTGCCTGCTAACCCAGAGCGTTTTCGTGAATGGGCAGTAGTTTTTGGTGACACAGCTATTACAACAGGCCGTCACTACTGGGAGGTATCGGTTTGCAAGTCTCAAGCATTTCGTATTGGAGTTGCAGATTCTGACATGTCTAGAGAGGACTGTATTGGAACTAATAATAGCTCTTGGGTTTTCGGCTATACACACCGAAAATGGTATGCAATGACAACTAATGAGATGGTACCTGTTTCCTTGGTTGGAAAGCCTGACAGGGTTGGGCTCCTTTTGGACTATGAAGGACAAAAATTAGCACTAGTGGACCCAGAAAAGCAATCCATTATCTATGTTATGAATACAAATTTCAAAACcccactttgtcctgcttttgcACTTTGGGATGGAGAGCTGGTAACTCACTCTGAACTGCAAATACCTGATAGCTTTTAA